From a single Nostoc edaphicum CCNP1411 genomic region:
- a CDS encoding ATP-binding protein: protein MIRANSSLSDTKIHSSHNLLIRFILGGTTLIVSISAYFSYQAARKITLEDLRGKAFLEVQKGVGEIEEWLHVRKVEVQTLAHTSTIRSLDWSVAEPYLKSEVERINEFFFFQIVSPDGLFSNTKVGRSNKNIKDRDYFQKALAGKSNISDPFISRSTGIPLIAIATPIWSNSPTNDSPIGVFHGNVKVDHIAKVVNSLRYGKNSYAFALNSQGEAIVHPDSTLMSTVEKPAPSLLKIPDRNLTAIAQQMVNKQQGIQLMEIDGTKKYIAYLSLREANWSVALVIPRQNIESRLQFLDFIALIVGGLTVTMITVLWWVQAFEQAQLKKSKATADSANRAKSEFLANMSHELRTPLNGILGCAQILLRSKGLLESEQYHVNIIEQCGSHLLTLINDILDLSKIEARKLELHHQDVHFPSFLQGIGEICQIRAEQKGILFVYEPAINLPNGVHVDVKRLRQVLLNMLGNAIKFTDEGKVSFKVEVIDQLSADEQTVKYRIHFSVEDTGIGITPSELAKIFLPFEQVGEKKRQTEGTGLGLAITRQLVQMMGGDIHVKSQIGQGSTFWFEIAIAEAREWVQSAMVASKGQIIGFEGSPRTILMVDDRWENRTVITNLLQPLGFNVVEASNGQEGLEKAIALKPDLVITDLLMPEMDGFELIQHLRHTPDIQNIKIIVSSASVFETDQNRSLEAGGDAFLSKPIQVDELLHQLEFHLNLAWIYQQSQSEQQRINSSTTTRNSPSDKLISPSPDVLRELVILASKGNFNAILKLADQLEETDTNFAPFANQLRQLARQFDEDLILNFLTQYGVETT, encoded by the coding sequence TTGATAAGAGCCAATTCCAGCCTATCTGACACCAAAATACATTCCTCGCATAATTTGCTGATCAGATTTATTCTCGGTGGCACTACTCTTATTGTGAGTATTTCTGCCTATTTTAGCTATCAGGCTGCTCGGAAAATAACGCTAGAAGACTTGAGAGGAAAAGCTTTTTTAGAGGTACAGAAAGGGGTTGGTGAAATTGAAGAGTGGTTGCATGTTCGCAAAGTGGAGGTGCAAACCCTTGCTCATACTTCAACTATACGCTCCTTAGACTGGTCTGTGGCAGAACCCTATTTAAAGTCAGAAGTTGAGCGGATCAATGAATTTTTCTTTTTCCAAATAGTTAGCCCGGATGGTTTGTTTTCTAATACTAAGGTTGGTCGGTCAAATAAGAATATTAAGGATCGAGACTACTTTCAAAAAGCACTAGCCGGAAAAAGCAACATTTCTGATCCCTTTATTAGTCGTTCCACAGGCATTCCTTTAATTGCGATCGCCACCCCAATCTGGTCAAATTCTCCTACTAATGATTCACCGATTGGAGTCTTTCACGGCAACGTTAAGGTCGATCACATAGCTAAGGTGGTCAATTCGCTGCGCTACGGCAAAAACAGCTATGCATTTGCTCTGAATTCCCAAGGAGAAGCGATTGTCCATCCTGACTCAACGTTAATGTCAACGGTAGAAAAACCTGCACCCAGCCTGCTGAAAATTCCAGATCGCAATTTAACTGCGATCGCACAGCAGATGGTAAATAAACAACAGGGAATTCAGTTGATGGAAATTGACGGCACTAAAAAGTATATTGCCTATCTGTCGTTGCGAGAAGCTAATTGGTCTGTGGCTCTAGTGATTCCGCGCCAAAATATTGAATCTCGACTGCAATTCCTCGATTTCATCGCCCTAATTGTGGGGGGACTGACAGTCACGATGATTACTGTTTTGTGGTGGGTGCAAGCATTTGAACAGGCTCAACTGAAAAAGTCCAAAGCAACGGCTGATAGCGCCAACCGTGCTAAGAGCGAATTTTTAGCCAACATGAGTCATGAACTGCGAACGCCTTTGAATGGTATTTTGGGTTGTGCTCAAATTTTGCTGCGTTCCAAAGGTTTGCTGGAGTCAGAGCAATATCATGTAAACATCATTGAACAGTGTGGCTCTCATCTACTGACTTTAATCAATGACATTTTGGATCTTTCTAAAATTGAAGCGCGAAAGCTGGAACTGCATCATCAGGATGTGCATTTTCCGTCTTTTTTACAGGGGATCGGGGAAATTTGCCAGATTCGGGCAGAACAAAAGGGTATTTTGTTTGTCTATGAACCCGCGATCAACTTGCCTAATGGAGTTCATGTCGATGTCAAAAGGTTACGTCAAGTTCTCTTAAATATGCTGGGGAACGCCATCAAATTTACAGATGAGGGCAAGGTTAGTTTCAAAGTTGAGGTAATCGATCAACTTTCTGCTGATGAACAGACGGTAAAATATCGCATTCACTTTAGTGTAGAAGATACGGGAATTGGGATAACTCCAAGCGAGTTAGCCAAGATTTTTTTGCCATTTGAACAAGTAGGTGAGAAAAAGCGTCAGACCGAAGGGACAGGGCTGGGTTTAGCTATTACTCGGCAGTTAGTGCAGATGATGGGTGGCGATATCCACGTTAAAAGTCAGATCGGTCAGGGTAGTACTTTCTGGTTTGAAATTGCGATCGCCGAAGCAAGGGAATGGGTACAATCCGCTATGGTTGCATCCAAAGGACAAATCATTGGTTTTGAAGGTAGCCCCCGCACCATCTTGATGGTGGATGATCGCTGGGAGAATCGGACAGTAATTACCAACTTACTGCAACCACTGGGTTTCAATGTAGTTGAAGCTAGCAACGGTCAAGAAGGTTTAGAAAAAGCGATCGCCCTGAAACCAGACTTGGTAATTACAGATTTGCTCATGCCAGAAATGGATGGGTTTGAATTAATTCAACACCTGCGTCATACCCCAGATATCCAAAATATCAAGATTATTGTCTCTTCTGCTAGTGTCTTTGAAACAGACCAAAATCGCAGTCTGGAAGCAGGAGGTGATGCATTTTTGAGCAAACCTATACAAGTAGATGAATTACTACATCAATTAGAGTTCCACTTAAATTTGGCATGGATTTACCAGCAGTCTCAGTCTGAGCAACAAAGAATCAACTCTTCGACTACAACACGTAATAGCCCTTCAGATAAATTGATTTCTCCTTCCCCCGATGTATTGCGGGAACTGGTGATTTTAGCCAGTAAAGGTAACTTCAATGCCATTCTCAAATTGGCCGATCAACTGGAGGAAACAGACACAAACTTCGCTCCCTTTGCTAACCAATTACGGCAATTAGCTCGGCAGTTTGATGAAGATTTAATCCTCAACTTCTTGACTCAATATGGAGTAGAAACAACATGA
- a CDS encoding sensor histidine kinase, with amino-acid sequence MTATIRDQKNSPNRDPARGIILVVDDNPANLQVLSSFLDQSSFEVWATRSGEKAIQRLDSDHLPDLILLDVMMPGIDGFETCKHIKSDPRIQDIPIIFMTALSETAEKIKGLRLGAVDYITKPFQYEEVLVRIEHQLKLRNLTKTLIAKNAQLQKAQTQLIQAEKVATLGYLTAGIAHEVNNPINFVAGNLNFVEQYVQEIVDLLKLYQKYLPDPPLEIKNSIKTKDISFLLNDLSKIIQSMQVGTDRVTEIVSSLNKFSRHRETGKKLANLHEGLESTILILGHRLKANGHYRAIKLIKEYGELPLIECYPGEINQVFMNLICNAVDAIEEIQKNQEFEENSKYLGVIWIKTESIGERVILRISDNGSGITEAEQIKVFDAFYTTKPIGKGTGLGLSISYQIIVNNHHGKLTCHSTQGKGTEFVIELPIQTN; translated from the coding sequence ATGACAGCGACGATACGCGATCAAAAAAATTCCCCGAATCGCGATCCTGCCAGAGGAATTATTTTAGTCGTTGACGATAACCCCGCCAACTTACAAGTTTTATCGAGCTTTTTGGATCAGTCTAGCTTTGAAGTTTGGGCGACTCGTAGTGGTGAAAAAGCCATTCAAAGATTAGACAGCGATCATTTACCTGATTTAATTTTGCTTGATGTGATGATGCCAGGCATCGATGGATTTGAAACTTGTAAACACATCAAAAGCGATCCTCGTATCCAGGATATTCCAATCATTTTTATGACTGCTCTTTCAGAGACTGCTGAGAAAATTAAAGGATTGCGATTGGGAGCCGTAGACTATATTACCAAACCTTTTCAGTATGAAGAGGTCTTGGTGCGAATAGAGCACCAACTGAAACTGAGAAATTTGACGAAAACCTTAATTGCTAAAAACGCCCAATTACAAAAGGCTCAAACCCAACTAATCCAAGCAGAAAAGGTAGCAACTTTGGGTTATCTAACAGCAGGAATTGCCCATGAGGTGAATAATCCTATTAATTTTGTCGCTGGCAACTTAAATTTTGTGGAACAGTATGTTCAGGAGATTGTTGATTTACTCAAGCTATATCAAAAGTATCTGCCCGACCCACCTCTTGAAATTAAAAATTCTATTAAAACAAAAGATATTAGCTTTTTATTAAATGATTTATCTAAAATTATTCAATCCATGCAAGTTGGTACAGATCGCGTTACAGAAATTGTATCATCATTGAATAAGTTTTCTCGCCACAGAGAAACAGGCAAGAAATTAGCTAACCTGCATGAAGGTCTAGAAAGCACGATACTCATTCTCGGTCATCGACTCAAAGCAAATGGTCATTATCGGGCAATCAAACTAATCAAAGAATATGGAGAATTACCATTGATTGAGTGCTATCCAGGCGAAATCAATCAGGTATTTATGAATTTGATATGCAATGCAGTTGATGCAATTGAAGAAATCCAAAAAAATCAAGAATTTGAAGAAAATTCCAAATATCTTGGTGTGATTTGGATTAAAACTGAGTCAATTGGAGAACGAGTTATTCTCCGAATTTCAGACAATGGCTCAGGAATCACTGAAGCAGAGCAGATAAAAGTATTCGATGCTTTCTACACCACAAAACCCATTGGTAAAGGAACAGGGCTAGGTTTATCTATTTCTTACCAAATTATAGTTAATAATCATCACGGTAAGCTAACTTGCCATTCAACCCAAGGTAAGGGTACAGAGTTTGTAATTGAATTACCTATCCAAACTAATTAA
- a CDS encoding 1-aminocyclopropane-1-carboxylate deaminase/D-cysteine desulfhydrase, with protein sequence MSLIFFPPPIQQINSEITHQAGVDLYVLRLDLMHPWVNGNKWFKLKYNLLEAREKNFTTLLTFGGAYSNHIYATAAAGNLFGFRTIGVIRGEERLPLNPTLSFAVQQGMQLVYLNREMYRQRNTPALQEYLQQRFGEVFIIPEGGSNFNGVRGCTEIISDAIAFNHICVACGTATTLAGIALSLHEEQKAIAFPVLKNGAFLAQDIESLLTNYLASGLSAPSNWELVCDYHFGGYAKVNNELLLFSQQFTQEHGVPLDYVYTAKMFYGVMDLLKQGFFCKGDRLLLVHTGGLQGNVGMKERSQV encoded by the coding sequence ATGTCGTTAATATTTTTTCCTCCTCCCATACAACAAATCAACAGCGAAATCACCCACCAGGCTGGTGTTGATCTGTATGTGCTACGCCTGGATCTCATGCACCCGTGGGTTAACGGCAATAAGTGGTTCAAGCTGAAATACAATCTTTTGGAAGCCAGAGAGAAAAATTTCACAACGCTGCTTACTTTTGGCGGCGCTTATTCTAATCACATCTATGCAACTGCGGCGGCTGGTAATCTTTTCGGTTTTCGCACCATCGGCGTAATTCGTGGGGAGGAGAGGCTACCATTAAACCCTACCCTGAGTTTTGCTGTACAGCAGGGTATGCAGCTTGTATACCTGAACCGCGAGATGTATCGACAGCGCAACACACCAGCGCTACAAGAATATCTGCAACAACGTTTCGGTGAGGTGTTTATCATTCCCGAAGGCGGGAGTAATTTCAATGGTGTGCGCGGCTGCACAGAGATAATTAGTGATGCGATTGCATTTAATCATATATGCGTAGCTTGCGGTACGGCTACCACACTAGCGGGGATTGCACTTTCGTTGCATGAAGAACAAAAAGCGATCGCATTTCCCGTATTGAAAAATGGGGCATTTCTCGCCCAAGATATCGAAAGTTTGTTAACAAATTACCTCGCCTCTGGTTTATCCGCACCATCTAACTGGGAATTGGTATGTGATTATCACTTCGGCGGCTATGCAAAGGTGAACAATGAGTTGCTACTATTTAGCCAGCAGTTCACACAGGAACATGGCGTACCTCTCGATTACGTGTATACCGCCAAAATGTTTTACGGAGTGATGGATTTACTAAAGCAGGGATTTTTTTGTAAAGGCGATCGCTTGTTGCTGGTACACACAGGAGGCTTACAAGGAAATGTCGGTATGAAGGAGCGATCGCAAGTCTAA
- a CDS encoding IS66 family transposase, with protein sequence MSTNIRQIFRGILGLLPRISRLQKFPLPQKTKQELKTKFCQLFGTETGYKQLDERKKLTAAKESELLLVLEYPNLPLHNNPAELAARTMVQRRKISYATQTSEGTKAWDIFMSLVATTRKLGISFFEYIHDRISLSDKIPELDTIIRSKFSINPQPL encoded by the coding sequence TTGTCAACAAACATTAGACAAATTTTTAGGGGAATTTTGGGATTACTACCGAGAATTAGTCGCTTACAGAAATTCCCCCTTCCCCAAAAAACCAAACAGGAATTAAAGACTAAATTCTGTCAGCTATTCGGTACTGAAACTGGATATAAACAATTAGATGAGCGAAAAAAATTAACGGCAGCTAAAGAGTCTGAACTACTGCTGGTCTTAGAGTATCCAAACTTACCTTTACATAATAATCCGGCGGAATTAGCTGCTAGGACTATGGTGCAGCGACGAAAAATTAGTTACGCCACTCAAACGAGTGAGGGTACTAAGGCATGGGACATTTTTATGTCTCTTGTTGCCACTACTCGTAAATTGGGAATCAGCTTCTTTGAATATATACATGACCGGATTTCTCTCTCTGATAAAATCCCCGAATTGGACACTATTATTCGCTCAAAATTTTCTATTAATCCTCAACCTTTATAG
- a CDS encoding phosphate-starvation-inducible PsiE family protein — protein MYKSAENTPISMYEINRGRVVRTLEFIQDVIVICLCIGLFSFMVLQVRDMFLSLLPPLDFHAVTADILFLLILVELFRLLIIYLQEHRVSIGVAVEVSIVSALREVIVKGVLETSWSQVLATCAFLLVLGVLLFLRVWLPPTFEGIDPEQEVSKRYRSRVKSELTQTNSH, from the coding sequence ATGTATAAATCTGCTGAAAATACCCCGATTAGTATGTATGAAATCAATCGTGGGCGCGTTGTGCGAACCTTGGAATTTATCCAAGATGTGATTGTGATTTGTTTGTGTATCGGTTTATTTAGCTTCATGGTGCTTCAGGTGAGAGATATGTTTCTCTCCTTACTTCCACCTCTAGATTTTCATGCTGTTACTGCCGATATTCTCTTTTTGCTTATCTTAGTTGAATTATTCCGACTGCTGATTATTTACCTACAGGAACATCGAGTATCTATTGGGGTAGCTGTTGAAGTTTCCATCGTTTCCGCCTTGCGAGAAGTCATTGTTAAAGGTGTTTTAGAAACAAGTTGGAGTCAAGTTTTAGCAACTTGTGCCTTTTTATTAGTCCTGGGAGTACTACTGTTTCTCCGAGTTTGGCTACCCCCTACCTTTGAAGGTATCGATCCCGAACAAGAAGTATCTAAACGCTATAGAAGCCGAGTTAAGTCTGAATTAACACAAACCAATAGCCATTAA